The nucleotide sequence ACGACGAGCAAGTAGAAACTTTGGTAAAGTGTAGGAAGAAAATTCGCAAACCAATTTTGATAAGCTATAATAAAAAAACACTTTGTCAAAAAGTATCGTAGCAGTACGTGCGGTTAGAAACTTTGACAAAGTGTAGTATGACGCTAACTATGAGTGTTACAACTCCATAATTACTCTGTTGAGAGCTCCGATGGTCTTATCTAAATCTTCGTAAGTAAGGGCGTCGTTGAGGAAATAACTTTCAAAAGCACTTGGAGGTAAGTAGATACCTTCGCGTAGCATTCCGTGAAAATACTTGCGGAAGCGTGCTGTATTGCTCTTAGCTGAGCTGGCGAAATCGGTTACGGGTTCTTCGGCAAAGAAGAGGGTAAACATCGAACCAAAGCTATTGATTTGGTAAGGGAACCCTGCGCGTTTCAGTACGTTGTCGAAGCCTTCGTGCAAGTAAGATGTCTTTTTCGCTAAACTGTCGAACACCTCAGGTTGTTCATTCAGAGCTGTGAGCATCGCCAATCCAGCACTCATCGCCAAAGGATTTCCGCTAAGAGTCCCCGCTTGATACACGGGACCTTCGGGAGCTAAATAGCTCATAATTTCTTTATTAGCAGCAAAAGCCCCTACCGGGAGTCCGCCACCAATCACTTTTCCGAAGGTAACGATATCGGCTTTGATACCAAAGACCTCTTGTGCTCCGCCTTTTGCCAAACGGAAGCCGGTCATCACTTCATCGAATATCAAAAGTGCTCCGTTTTCGGTACAGAGTTGTCTCAATCCTTCCAAGAAACCTTCGGCAGGAGGCACACAGCCCATATTTCCGGCTACGGGTTCGATAATTACGCAAGCGATTTGCTGTGGATTGGCTTCAAAGAGGGTTTTTACGGAGGCTAAATCGTTGTAGTTTGCTAAAAGCGTATCTTTAGCCGTGCCTTGAGTCACGCCAGGACTATTGGGACTACCAAAAGTTGCGCCACCACTACCAGCCTCGATGAGGAAAGCATCGGAATGTCCGTGGTAACAACCGGCAAACTTGATAATCTTCTCACGACCGGTATAGCCACGAGCCAAGCGTACGGCGCTCATACAAGCCTCAGTTCCGCTGTTCACAAAGCGAATCTTATCGATATGAGGCACCATTGAGACCGCTAATTCGGCGATTTGGACTTCGACTTCAGTAGGAATACCGAAAGAAGTACCTTTCTTGGCGCGCTCGGTTACTGCCTCAATTACCGGAGGGTAGGCGTGTCCTAAAATGAGAGGTCCCCAAGAGGCGATATAATCGATGTACTTGCGGTTGTCCTCATCGGTGAGGTAAGCGCCTTGGGCTTCTTTGATGAAAATAGGGTGTCCCCCTACGGCATTGAAAGCGCGTACGGGTGAATTGACTCCGCCAGGGAGTACTTGTTGTGCAGCTGCGAATAGTTCGCTACTTCTTTTGTAAAGCATATCTTTTTAGGTAAGAGGTAAGAGATAAGAGGCAACAAGCAACAGTTTTACCTTTTATCTCTTACTTAAGTTGAATGTCAAATT is from Capnocytophaga ochracea DSM 7271 and encodes:
- the hemL gene encoding glutamate-1-semialdehyde 2,1-aminomutase; this encodes MLYKRSSELFAAAQQVLPGGVNSPVRAFNAVGGHPIFIKEAQGAYLTDEDNRKYIDYIASWGPLILGHAYPPVIEAVTERAKKGTSFGIPTEVEVQIAELAVSMVPHIDKIRFVNSGTEACMSAVRLARGYTGREKIIKFAGCYHGHSDAFLIEAGSGGATFGSPNSPGVTQGTAKDTLLANYNDLASVKTLFEANPQQIACVIIEPVAGNMGCVPPAEGFLEGLRQLCTENGALLIFDEVMTGFRLAKGGAQEVFGIKADIVTFGKVIGGGLPVGAFAANKEIMSYLAPEGPVYQAGTLSGNPLAMSAGLAMLTALNEQPEVFDSLAKKTSYLHEGFDNVLKRAGFPYQINSFGSMFTLFFAEEPVTDFASSAKSNTARFRKYFHGMLREGIYLPPSAFESYFLNDALTYEDLDKTIGALNRVIMEL